The Platichthys flesus chromosome 17, fPlaFle2.1, whole genome shotgun sequence DNA window CGAGTTGCTGCTGACCGAGCTGCTGTTCGAGAACGTCCTGAGCCCGCTGGCGCCTGAGGAGAGCGCCGCCCTGCTGTCCTGTCTGATCTTCTCCCAGAAGACGCAGGTGGAGCCGCACATTACAACCACGCtgcaggaggtgaggaggagctggtgttttcttgtgttgtaaaaaaaaagagtgtcagtgtgtgctgACACTCTTGCCTCCCCCACTggtgactcacacacaaacacacacacacacacactctcacatcgTATTACATTGTGCAGATTTGATGTATAACATCCTCGCCCTGCAGAAAGGACAATGGCTCTCCACCAAACTAAGTCCATCCGTCACTTACTTATTAATTATCTTGTCTCTGTTAAGTCTGTCGGTGTTGTGTAAGTGCGTGCATGCTCTGAACGTCTCCTGATACATGGAAGTGCTTTATGAGGTTTTACATTAGTGATGAGCTGAGCTCGGTCCGAGAAGGGAGGACGCATCACGGTACGTTCTGTGAAACAGATTTGCTGTTCTAACCAAGAGGGCGTGAGTGATGCGTTTAAGGGCGACTTGTTTGAGTGAAGTCTGACCCACTgcccctgcttctctctctatctgcttGTTTTTCAGGGAATCGGTCGGGTGCTGGCAGTGGCCCAGCGTATCggagagctgcagagggaaTGTGGGATAACGCAGACGGCCGAGGAGTTCGTGGGCCAGTTGAAGTTTGGTCTGACAGAGGTGGTGTACTGCTGGGCCAGAGGCATGGTGAGGTTTGATGCTATGTGTCACCTGATTTTGTCCCCATGTACGCTGGACTCGCACGTATGCGTTATGACTTGACGGTGACGATTGGCGAAATGCTAAATAGAAGTAAATTCACACTCAGATGAACACTCCAGCTGCCTCTGCCACCTCTCCAACGCACACGTGCGAGTCCTGCGTCGCACCTGCGTCTGGATATTCTATGTTTCATCGTCCACGTTCTCTACAAATTAATCTGTAGCCCTCACTTCTATTCATACAGGAGACACCATGTTTGTTCTAGTTCAGCTCTGCCTCCATTTTCAGGTCCAATAACAAAGCAGGCAGAGTCTACATCCCAGAAAAGATTTTTAATACCTGATTATATCATTAATctggttttttttaaattaaaattgcaACCTTTGATTCATCGTTTAATTGCTTAGTCGATAAAATGTCAGTCGTAAATTCTGTTTATACCCAGGGGAAAAGTTCAATCATGACAAAATCTCAAGTTCTTTCAAATTTCCTTCTGGATGAACATTATGCTTCTGATCctaacctcctcctcctcttcccaacCCTCTTGTGTTTCATCACATGGTCCCGACCCGCTGCCGCTCGTCCCCTCCACCAGCCGTTCGCAGAGATCGCCCTGCTCACAGACGTCCAGGAGGGCACGGTGGTCCGCTGCATCCAGCGCCTGGACGAGGTGCTGAAGGAGGTGCGCCAGGCCGCCCGCATCGTGGGAGACTCTGTCCTGGGCAGCAAGATGGAGAAGGCCTCGCTGGCCATCCGCAGGGACATCGTCTTCACCGCCTCCCTCTACACCcactgagaggagggaggcgggTGAGAGCAGGACGGATGTGTCTTAATGTGGGAGGTGTGAGAAGGATAGAGGAGTACGAGGTGGCGTGAAGAGGTGGCGTGTGTCTTATCATGTTTCTGCTGAcacgtgctgtgtgtgtgtgtgtttgcctacATTACATGTGGATGTTTACATTACAAGTTTCTGACCAGGAAGAAATTAATGATTTTTAACCAACAGGCCAAACGACACGAGGAATGAAACCCTGGATTGTAATTTATTGTACAGTTATAAAATCTGTATTAAATAAAACTTCatatgatgtgttttctgtgtctctgcgccgacaggaggaaggagacattttgttttcaggttgtccgtcTGTCCCTtccttgtgaacatgatatcttaaGATCACTTTGAGGGATTTTCTTCAAACTAGGTACAAACATTCAAATCGACTCAAGGTGGAACTGATTAAAATTTAGTCATGAAAGGTCAAAGACCGTGGTCGCTGTGAGGTCATAAACCATTGTTTTTTACCTTGTGGACACGATATCTCAGCAACACCACAGAGGCTGCTATcgaatttggtacaaacattaaGTTCGACTCCAGGATGAACGGAttctggaggtcaaaggtcaaagtcatggTAGCCTCACAGAACATGAGTTTAACCTCTTGAACCTGACGTCTCatgggaatttcttcaaattttgatTTCAGTGGTCGGAGGTTTAAAGGTCACTGTGTCCTCATATGAGCCTTGGGAAAAACGCtatgtagactgaaactgcactggctGGCGGAGgcatacaaacacagaaaggTGATTCTGGGTTTTCCTGAGAAACTTGACTACATAAATTAATTGTTTCTTTCTCATGCTGATGCATCTCTTCTTTAGATTTTAAGTCAAATATGAAATGATCAGATACTAAATTCACATGTCAATTAGCTTTTTACTCTTCTCCCAAGCGTAATTGGcttatgtgtatatttaaattataaaagataaaaataacatGCATCATCTTCAGTGTCTTCCCATAAAGGTGTCTGACCTCGTGCAGGAAAACAGCCATGTGAGGACAACATGAATTAACCAGTGGTGGTGACACGTCAGGCAAAGGGAAGATGAGATGGAGAGGCTGCCTCTTTGTTGTGTTGGAGCAGTGATGTTCCAGCCTCCgctcgcgtgtgtgtgtgcgtgtgtgtgtccgtcctctcctccctccctcagtcagtcagtgaatcTGTCGCTTTAAGACAACGGTAGCTTTGTGTCTGATTAATTCAATGTACAGGCGACGCGTTAGTGGAGAAACCTTGTTAGAGGAAGCCGGAGGAGACTGAGCCGCCGCACAACATCTGGATTTACGCACGAATAACACCTGGAGCCGCTGGTTTATGATCAGTATTATTAGCCTAATGAACAGTGggggtgtttttttatttttaaaagatgaagACGTGTTGAGGATGGATTGTTTGGAGTAAGAGTCTGCATCACCGCGCGATAGGAGGATTGGTGTATCCATCAGctggagtgaaaaaaaaaacatccgctcacaggaggaggagagaagatcATGTCATCAGAAAAACACGGTGGGTTCTGCATGTGGAAAATCTGGAGAAATGGGTTCCAGTCTGATTCCGTCTGTTTGGTTGGTGGATTCACAGCAGATCCTTAtattttgagtgtttgtgtgtctgtgtgtgtgtgtccatccgcACAGCAGCGCTGCTCCTATAGGACGATGcgccgctgtgtgtgtgggtgcagccCGCAGAGAGAAGCCACCACAGGGCCTCACATCCACAACAATAAACTCAAACCATCACACTTTCCATATCTGTGATTTGTCTCTAACTGTGCATTTTATTCATCATGACATATTTCGTCTGAATAACATGTAAACGACTCACATCTGGAATTCAAACTACAGCcattttatgtttaatttatcaTAGCTTGTTCTTTTCTCCATGtgcctcatcatcatcatcattacgcACGAGCCCCCGCACATCTCTCCGGACGTTAGTGTGGGTGTCCTTTTTTGCGCGTGCACGCCCCCACTCTGCGCGTGTTTAACAGCCTATAATAATATGAATGGCATCTGCTGCACATCACGTGTCTAGTGTCAAAGCGCAGACCATCACTATTTAACTGTAAATTGTCTGATTCCCTGAGGAGATGTATGTTGGGATGGTGCTCAGTCCAGGGGCGCTGCAAGGGACTTTGGGGCCCCAGGCAACAGGActcccatcccccccaccccacagcACCCCACTCCTTAATTTCTAATCTCTAAAATCAAAGGTTTTGGCAGAAAGCTCATGACACTGGGTCTCGTTATGCCTGCTGCACAGTACAGGGTCATTTGAATCCGAAAATCTTGCCAAAAGATCCTCTATATTCACAATAGTGAAAGAGAGTGAGCTTATGTCACCAACGGGATCTTGAGTTCCTGCCAACGACGTAAGTAAGAGTTTGGTCTCTTGTGGCCGGTGGACAACCTTGTGGAATAGTGGCAGCAGCGTGTGCGTTTGTTCAATGTGTCCAACAAGAGGTACAAACATTAAGCGAGCCAGCTGATCGTGCCGGCCGTCCACCTCCATGTTTGAGATCTGAAGACCACATGAGTTTCTATGAAGTTGTTTAGACGCCTAGTGTCCGGTCCTGCGTCTCGACTGGATCGTCTTGTGTGTCTCACGATAACAAAAGGTTGTCATGTTTGCGTTGTCCCACATTTAAACAATCGTAATCGTCCAGTGTGCAGCCAGCATATGAAGTTTTTGACCATGATGTACATAGTCGATCATAGAATTTAAGGAACATTGTAGTTGTTGTGTACTGACTGTATTCCGTGGTATTGGGAGTGTACACCTGCAGATCATCCTGAGTGCAGCTGAGTTTCTGGGGGGACAGAAAACCAGTAGAATTAGGAATAAAGGCCCTTAAATGTTGCCAGTATGTTCTTGTCACTTTAAATGTCCACACTGGTCACTCATCTTCAACATCGTGTTATCCCAATGTATGTACAAACATAGTTTTTACGTGCTCGTGCAATCATCttatctaatctaatcttatcttatcttatcttatcttatcttatcttatattatTCTATCTTATCCATCCATTTCCCTCCTGTTTATCCACATTCAATTTTTTGACTAACCCAACAACAAGGTCTGtggtaacaaaacatttcagcaaaaaaaaaaaaagtaatatctACGTCTGACCCATCATCAGTGGCTGCATGTGTccaaatgtaataatattaaattattcacaagaacaaaaataaacctcTGAAGTCGGCACACGCATCATGTCTTGTAATCTCAAGGCTTCTAGATTTGAGCGTCTCTCTTGACCGAGGaactgaaatatgaataaagatgAGAGGAAGCAAAGGAAAGATGGATTTCCAGTTCAATCTGGATTATGATTAGTAAACATGATGCTGTCAGAGGTgaaaaaatgtgaatttaaaCAACTTTGTGATTCAAGCAGCTAAATTAAAAAGGGGCTGATTGAAGTGTTCTTAGTCGTATCCCACAATCCTCGTCAGCAGAATTGGCAGCCCTTTAGATTGGGAATACATCAATAAGCTATTTCTTTATATAATTTGGTGCTTTTTGTCACGAgtgaattaaaattaaatatcaaaatatcTCATTTCGATGAGGATTCACCTGAAAAGCCTCTAAACTATCGTTTCTTTCCTCAGTTTCAACCCATATCTGATTATCTTCATTCCCCTTTCAATCAAAACACTTCTCCAAATGTAGATATAAAGTGTATCATGGCCACTGGGTTGAAACCAGCAGGTCACTCACTCCATATTTATGTTGTCTCATGTTTATCAAGCTGCCCGTCCTGTTGTTATAACCTTTTAAAGGTGTCCCCTTCCCCTTGTGCTCGCTCCTtccccctctgtctgtttctggtCCAGTTCCTGCTTGTGACGGAGTCGGGTACTGTTACGTAAAGCCGCTCCCAGAGCACCAGTCGTCAGCCCTCATCACTCAGCCGCTCCGCTCTCATGGccgcctcctgctctccttctccGCTCTCTCATTTCATGCTCACCTCCATCtatctccatcctcctccctccgccCTCCTCATGTCCCTGTCAGAATAGATCACCGCTCCCTGCACCGCATCCCCATTGTGAAAACATGACGCCCCCATCAGTCATTTTCAGTGTTCAGACAAACTGCCGGGACGTCCAGCAGCAGATCTGACCGTCAGCGGAAGTTCTTCAGCGGCAATGAAGATTGTGTTGAagggagacacaaagagaaaaaggcctcttcctcctctttttcttttgaagtGAAAACGTCAATCACTGTCATCATTAGCACACAGGctggaaaatacaaaaatgtccCCTCTGGTTGCCTTTTGAAGTCTTGCTGAGGAGCCGtggtctgtgttgttgtgtaatcTCCTCCTCGACAGTGAGATGAGACAAGAACATCCAGCATGCGGACCAACGTGTGGCTGCACTCGAGTTAGATAACAAGTCCTCGTCTCCTTCTTTTattgttcttcctctgctctaTTTCTGATTCCTCTCCTAcctgctccttcttcttcttcgtcttcttcttcgctCAGGTCTCGATGACTCTGGCCGTCAGACCATGCAGCCTCCTCCATACCTCTCCAACCCACAGGAACCCAACGTACCCCAGCACCCCAACATGCCTCCTGCGCCGGGCACCCAGCCCAGCTACCCCCCGCCACCCCCTCCCCCGGGCTCAGAGGGCTACCTCCAGGAAACTCAGTTCCACTACGGCCCGATGGGGCCTCACGGGGCTCCGCAGGGCTACACCGTGCAGACCCAGGGACCCGGAGGCCCCATGTCTCACCCGCCCGTCGGATACCTCCAACCGGGCTACCCGATGCAGCTGCAGCCGTGCACGGCTTATGTACCCATCTACCCAATGGCGTCGGTGAGTCACTGACAAGTTTTTCAAACTATTTCCCAGGTCTGACATCAGTTTGCTGCAGGATTGCACCAATCTCTGTTTAGACAGTCAGCTTCCTGTACATTGCAAAGCACATATAATAGCTGGTACCTCTCAGGTCTGATGGATggagtttttaattatttatgtaaCACTATTTTACGGGACCATAGTTTTATAGTCACTTGCTAGACAGATGCTTCTGTTGCATTGAAAGAGTGTtgacttttccttttctcaAATCTTTGCTTTAGTAAGACAGAGTTTTCCCACTCCGGGTTTAAAATCTCTTAAAATTAGATCATTAGGTCATCAAGGTATAAACGCACCGATCCAAAACTGCACAATCCCCAGTTCACATCTGACTTGTGGGAAATGTGTAGCATGATggtccctgtctctctccttctcttcacaTCCATCAAAGGGAAACAATTTGATCATTATCAGTCTGTTGCTGAACAAAGAGGAGGTATCACTTTGGCAGAAAGGATCAGTTCCTCTTTTGTTCCCTTCATTTTCTGCATATTGTTGATTCTGAATCATCTGTTTACACGACTGTAGCCTAGAGTAAAAGTAAAGTGGTAAAATCAGGCACAGGAAAGCGAATGTGAGTCATCGAACTAATTAAAGTGTAAGTGCTTTAGTGCAAACATGTCTCCTCATTTAAAGACCAGAGGTGATCGTAAGTCTTGATTTATTCCAATGAAATTAAATTCTACATTTCGTTGTGGTGAGAATGCAAGTTCATAGTTCTCCTCCGTATTCTGGCAGTTAACATTCATTACAGCCATGAGCATTCACGAGATCCTTACAGAACCTAAGATGGTGGCCACGTCTGAGCTCTGCAGGTTGAAATCAAAGCTGATAAAAATGTCCATTTGGCTCTGAAGGTTAATCATCAGGGGCTCTTGTCTCTAATTAACTCTTCTCTGACGTCTACTATTTCCTTTGCTCCCTGTCCAACATGAGTAATCCTTCCTTGCTCATGCCACCGccctcttcctcatcaccttcttcttgtgttgtgtagtgttttctaatCTGCTGATGTACTTATGatcttcttttctgtctctctctctctccgctcagGGTCAGCCCTACATGCCAGCAGGAGGAACCCACCCAGGAATCCAACCGGGCCAGATTCATCCCATGCAAATGCCGCCCGGCATCACTCTGATGGACCGCCGGCCGCCACACGACTACCTGCCCATCGCCGTGCTCACCACCGTCTGCTGCTTCTGGCCGACTGGCATCATCGCCATCATCAAAGCTGTGCAGGTACATGCTGCTTCCTATCATCTGTTTGTTCTTTGAAAATCAAATCAAGCGGCACCAAACTGCTCCTGCTCATATATATATCAGTTCTTTAAATATGCCAGATCAAGATTCATCAATGATTCAGTGGGAAATCCTTGAAAACATCCAAACATGGcccatctcacaatgtcaaCGAAAGGGATATGAAATGTACCACATCTGTTTGGGAGTTTCTGTGTAATGTTGTAAcgaacaaaccaacaaacaaacaaaccaacaagcaGTCACATTGGTGAAAACATATCCTCCCAGGCAGAGATGTTAATGTTTCGCCTTTGACCACAGATTGTGATGTGAGTGCATCATAAAGTTCTGATATGATATGACATAGATTAAATACACTTCTATCCAGCTAAATATCAAGCcataaaattgtgtttgttgatccacTTCActtccagactgaaatatcacattttgttcattcatggtccccagaggataacTCTGGGGAGTATTTCCTAGAGCTTTTCTCCAATTATttcatgttcctcatgttctGAGTTGGAGTGCACCGGTTGGTTCAGTGTCTGTTGAGTGGCAGGTCCAAATCAAATACATCCAAATGACCCTGTTATCTGCTGCTGACCCATATAATCAATTTAGTCTCATCATCAGGATGAACTCAGGGGAAGTGAATGAATCATGGACGTCAGGTAAATTACCGAATCCCCCATTAAAGAGGACCCTGCGTTATATAAATGTCAATTAAGAAACACAGCGGAGATATTCATGGTTGTAAACAAACCCACAGACTTGCATGTGAATGATGTGATCGCTCGGAAAGATCGTTCATCCCTGAAAGCGAGTGTGGAAACAGAATGTGACAggttctgtctcttttctttttttttcatctctgtcAACAATGACTTTAGACAATATCTGTGAAACAAGCGAATGAGTTGCTTGTTTACAGTTGAATCTGCTGTAGGTGAACTGTGAATGAACcgcttttttaaattatgcagAATCAGGGGAACAGTTTAAAGGGAAACTGCAAAATCTGCGAGCGTCAGGATTTCGATTAGacgtgcaaaaaaaaaaaaaaaaaggaaggaattgcagctgcagcatcattCCACCCGGGGTTCCTGCACTTCCACGAGGTCTGCAGAGTGTGCTCAAGTACAAGCCCTTCATTCAAGTGGAGGGTGATGCTGGAAAGCTCAGTCTGGTGTCTCTCAACCTTCGTGCGTTCTGCTGTTTACCTCTGTGCGGTGCCGGGCTGCAACTCTCCAACATGCACATGACACACCACCTTACGTAACCCGCTCCATTGTGGGTGCAGCGGGACAGAATGGATTTTTCTCCTCGGGGCGCTCTCAGCTGGCTTTGAGCTGAGCCGAGCTGACAGGGCGTGGACGCACCGGTCCGAGCCCGGGACGTGTTGTTATCATAGACCGTATATAGAGGCTGTTAGGGCCTGTTAGGATCTCGTGGTGTGGGCCCCTTGCTCCCCACATTCGGGCCCGCGCCGCAGTGGAATCGATCCGTGTTCCAGACTCTCTCCTGCCCCCCCACTGCATCTTCCTGTTATGTAACACAGTATCTAATTgttccccccctccttcctcctgcatcACTTATAGGTGCGTACGGCGATAGCCAGAGGGGACATGGTGACGGCGGAGATAGCCTCGCGAGAGGCGCgcaacttctccttcatcagCCTGGCCGTGGGCATCGCCTCCATCGTGCTGTGCACCATCCTCACCGTGGTGGTGATCATCGCCTCCCAGCACCACGACGACGACTGGGAGCCCTAGACACTCACGAGGGGGAATTGTGGCATCAAATTAGCTATAGCTGACTACTCTTAATTGTCTGGTGGAATATAGGAGCTCTGAAAAATGCACTCAAACTGCTAAAGCTTCGCTGGCCCTCTGTgtacagctacacacacacacacacacacacacacacacatatatacacttATACTCACACACATAGCTCTGACTTAACCTGCTGCTGTCAAACACACcaaatgaccaaaaaaaaacgACCAATCACAGTTGAcattcaaaccaaacacaagCAGCTGTCAGCCGAAGCCCAGATTCTGTGCAGCTGCTGACATGAGCGGCAGGAGGGAAACCAAACTCCTTGTATTAACTATTCATTTGACGCTATTTGATTTCTAGGGCCTGATGTAAGTAAGACGAGCGGACAGGCCACTGCGTGTTTCTACCTCGACAGGAGAAGACACCACACCCAAAGAGGTGTTTTaggataaatacacacaagtcACTACACACGTTGTcctcttaaaaacaaacaaaaaaagtgccATGTTGAAGTAGTGTTGTTTTCCCGAGTAGTGTTATTGTCGCTGATACAACTAGAGACTGTCAAATGGATTCAAAGCGCCAGCCGGGCTGATCAATACACATTCAACACAACAAAAGGACTCGCAAAGTGACTCGCTGACCCCACACagtatttattttgcatttgtcGTCTGTGTGGACATTTAAGCTGGATGATATCATGCATAACTTATGActtctgtgtctgtttatttatttaaaagcttttatttgttaACTTATTCAATATCTACCCGCACTCTGACTTTTCTCTGCAGCTACATGTTTGATTTGGCTTAGATTTGATATCTTATGATGTTGATGTTGCACTTTATAGTAACCGAGATGACATAGCTGCTTAGATTCATAGCTCTCATATAGTGCATGATCAATATAAATTTAGGCTAATGGGCTTTcggtgcaaaagaaaaaaaaagaaaaagcttgtCTCCCGGCTGCTGTTGTTGGGaatatttcataaaagtttCTATTAGTGTGTGGTACAGTATTTTTCAAAGTGTTGAACTTtcaaatggagaaaaagagaCGATTTAGATGACAAGTATTTGACTCTTGGGATGGAAAATGGTAGTTTAGAAGTGTGTCGGCCTATTTTGCGTTGCACATCTCTTTGCTTTTTGCATCTCCGACACAGTGTGTGAGACTTTAGTGCAACATTAGACTCTTTGAGGCAACATAACCCTGCATGTCATCCTgcgtttgtttctgttttggtcCCGAATATTGAGGCTGGATGTGCGGCCGTGAGATCACGTAACATCGTctgccccccacccctcctGTGTGAGCACAGTTTCCATAGTGTTGCTCTATTTGTATGAGCCAACGGTGTCGTGTCACAGTATGAACTGTTTGTTGAGGTTTCAGGGGGTCGGGGGGGAGAACTGAACATGAATGTTtccaaaaaagagagagagagaaaatactaATGCCTGATGTTGTATTGTAGCACTTTCTGCTCGATGAAATCTTTCCCCTggttccttttctctctctttccgtctgtctccctgtccacATGAGTTATCGGACCTATTTACATATCTCTTCTCATCCTCCCTTTCCTCTGTCGCTCCCCACGATAATGCTATTTTTAAAATAActatacatatacagtatattgaaaAGATTACGTTTGTTGACGGTGAACATAAATAGAGACGGTatgaatacatacatttattattataacgTCCTCGTTAATTTGTGATGTATAAAAGTACATGGAAcacatccaggtttttatttataaaacttttATAGGTAAGAAGGATATTCAGTCAAATGGTGCAGAGAACGAGA harbors:
- the prrt1 gene encoding proline-rich transmembrane protein 1; translation: MSSEKHGLDDSGRQTMQPPPYLSNPQEPNVPQHPNMPPAPGTQPSYPPPPPPPGSEGYLQETQFHYGPMGPHGAPQGYTVQTQGPGGPMSHPPVGYLQPGYPMQLQPCTAYVPIYPMASGQPYMPAGGTHPGIQPGQIHPMQMPPGITLMDRRPPHDYLPIAVLTTVCCFWPTGIIAIIKAVQVRTAIARGDMVTAEIASREARNFSFISLAVGIASIVLCTILTVVVIIASQHHDDDWEP